Proteins encoded within one genomic window of Vanrija pseudolonga chromosome 3, complete sequence:
- the AAL017W gene encoding UPF0357 protein, with translation MIFHLSALSIIVAIVALLWYYRQRIFALASPYLPSQLVARLSNYTPLQSYSFADQQAAGMSSSNFDLEANTGEGSSESRLGLDEAGVEEVRRIMAIEKCTFDQARLIRHNRILAKNGIAPDGTPLDRKAITRL, from the exons ATGATCTTCCACCTCTCCGCCCTCTCCATCATCGTGGCCATCGTCGCGC TCCTGTGGTACTACCGCCAGCGCATCTTCGCCCTCGCGTCGCCATACCTCCCCTCGCAGCTCGTTGCGCGCCTGTCGAACTACACGCCCCTGCAGTCGTACAGCTTCGCCGACCAGCAGGCGGCCGGCATGTCCTCGTCCAACTTTGACCTCGAGGCCAACACTGGCGAGGGGAGCAGCGAGAGCCGCCTCGGACTCGACGAGGCtggtgtcgaggaggtgcggAGGATCAT GGCCATCGAAAAGTGCACTTTTGACCAGGCGCGTCTGATCCGCCACAACCGCATCCTGGCCAAGAACGGCATTGCCCCAGATG GCACCCCGCTCGACCGCAAGGCCATCACCCGCCTCTAA
- the BFR2 gene encoding Protein BFR2, producing MSRPTLAQQLKQLGEEPTSIDPESAYASLDSHDLSRTGDEGREHYLDVGPSKLRAAAGAAATQTLLGDKYGGKTSSRMKIFDDEDDEEDDEEDVGGGFDDEDEEEGEEDEDEDEDDEELDEDEEEDEEDDDEEEDARPAPSGRTLDPVGALRESRLKDIEKGRAIKRQKDLFDNLVTLRITFQKALGATFKIPSKGEERDDDPAGEIEDKRAETLKSLGKLSETLFALREGITLPGVEAPRKRKRTEDGDAEDEEYWKASAADSLALVDATHPQLIPILNKWSTKIQAASLQLGAKHAGGSKFLQSTRGATGVVDAIDASLQQRRDAPKPLLESEEAGYRALLREVIESRQGSSAVDLSHHRREKKKKREAERGGSKGRKLRYTVHDKAVNFVVPIPLEGGWHEEQVDELFSSLFGGVGLAGAISTTAEEPANGGLTDLGGLKVF from the exons ATGTCACGCCCGACACTGGCACAGCagctcaagcagctcggAGAAGAGCCAACTT ccaTTGACCCCGAGTCGGCGTACGCCTCGCTCGATTCGCACGACCTCTCGCGAaccggcgacgaggggcggGAGCACTACCTCGATGTCGG TCCGTCgaagctccgcgccgccgctggcgccgctgccacccaGACGCTCCTTGGCGACAAGTACGGCGGCAAGACGAGCAGCCGGATGAAGAtctttgacgacgaggatgacgaggaagacgacgaggaggatgtgGGCGGAGGGTTTgatgatgaggatgaggaggagggcgaggaagacgaggatgaggatgaggatgacgaggagctggatgaggatgaggaggaagacgaggaggacgacgacgaggaggaggacgcccGCCCTGCACCATCAGGACGTACCCTCGACCCCGTTGGAGCCTTGCGCGAGTCACGGTTGAAGGACATTGAGAAGGGCCGCGCGATCAAGCGCCAGAAG GACCTGTTCGACAACCTCGTCACTCTGCGTATCACGTTCCAGAAGGCCCTCGGCGCAACCTTCAAGATCCCCTCTAAGGgagaggagcgcgacgacgatccGGCCGGCGAGATTGAGGacaagcgcgccgagacgctcaagTCGCTCGGCAAGCTCAGCGAGACCCTCTTCGCCCTTCGTGAGGGCATCACCTTGCCTGGGGTCGAGGCGCCTCggaagcgcaagcgcaccGAAGACGGTGAtgcagaggacgaggagtaCTGGAAGGCATCGGctgccgactcgctcgctctcgttGACGC AACCCACCCCCAGCTCATCCCCATCCTCAACAAGTGGTCGACCAAGATCCAGGCTGCGtcgctgcagctcggcgcgaagCACGCCGGTGGATCAAAGTTCCTCCAGTCGACGCGTGGCGCcaccggcgtcgtcgatgcgaTTGATGCGTcgctccagcagcgccggGACGCCCCCAAGCCGCTCCTCGAGTCCGAGGAGGCAGGCTACCGTGCCCTTCTGCGCGAGGTCATTGAGAGTCGACAGGGCTCcagcgccgtcgacctcTCGCATCACCGCCgtgagaagaagaagaagcgcgaggcggagcgcggtGGCTCCAAGGGCCGCAAGTTGAG GTACACTGTGCACGACAAGGCTGTCAACTTTGTTGTCCCCATTCCCCTCGAGGGAGGGTGGCACGAGGAGCAGGTCGATGAGCTCTTCTCAAGCTTGTTTGGCGGAGTCGGCCTCGCTGGCGCCATCTCGACCACGGCTGAGGAGCCGGCCAACGGCGGGCtgaccgacctcggcggcctcaaAGTGTTCTAA
- the mug81 gene encoding Putative helicase mug81 produces the protein MSADTYLDTLLAPTGGPGPQTAAHREWEALLSSFEAERDAESHPPPTLKHARVPWPTLHDLLGQDAGLAREDEHDAELAARVAVMSLEPGPSGVATPSVDVDSLRVKLHNHLPPSAVISLFDLLASPVDDDGIQSGLVEALGFEGEGFNLVHDILVPGVRSALVAAERGKKKGGKVNPYAQPSKSGRKKIDITDIIGTNEDIERRIQEQLSRPKAMFVDESQQRVVKQEVLPNVFTSGSTVTQSMSYGGRFALPIGTEREQTEHWEEVTVPPPTAVPPKATEKPVLIKSLSPLTRGCFPGYTSLNRMQSVVHPVAMGTNENMLVCAPTGAGKTDVALMTIIRVLQSHVKEGPSSHSSGFTIDKDKFKIIYVAPMKALAAEITRKFGKKLAWLGIRVRELTGDMQMTRQEIAETQVIVTTPEKWDVVTRKPTGEGELASKVRLLIIDEVHLLNEERGAVIETIVARTLRQVESSQSLIRIVGLSATLPNYIDVSDFLRVNRYQGLFFFDSSFRPVPLEQHFIGVKGKPRSQTQTRNMEQAVYDKVIEQVRAGHQVMVFVHARKETVKTAQKLKEMATEEASIDLFDTREHPKFQLYRRDIGTSRNKEMKELFDYGFGIHHAGMLRSDRAMMERMFEDNAIKVLCCTSTLAWGVNLPAHAVVIKGTQVYDSNRGAFVDLSVLDVLQIFGRAGRPGYETEGVGFICTSQDKLDHYLYSIMSQQPIESKFIPGMVDALNAEISLGTISNTREAISWIGYTYLFVRMRREPFIYGMSHDEPRDDPQLGNKRNDLVTQAARQLAKAKMIRFDEITNTFAISDLGRIAARYYLRHQTVEVFSAYPASESRDEADSRADELFNPRMKNADIFAMLAKATEFAQIQIRDTEVEELTSIMNSDSCPMEVKGGATSAEGKVNILLQAHISRVFIEDFALVSDTAYVAQNAGRIIRALLEIALSRNWANCAFLLVDLSKAIEKRMWPYEHPLAQVSTLHRDTLFNLRKWADDTEISELREMDAKTLGERVHMNATHGEALHRAALMFPTIGVTHALRPLAHDLLQITLTIKPQFHWSEKLSGSAEPFYVWIQDAEGLHILQWRSILLRKETTSLAVDFVIPWAPDAHKSLSIVTASDRWLGSDSETPIYLEQLVMPKAFEDHTPLLDLQSYLPIAALDEPDLVELYRPHVPLLNGIQSQAFWSVYHTDQNVLVSAPVASGKSLLGELALWHLFRNAAGALAVVIVPHARAASETAARIRSVVPKRRKISVTSVRTTDAFDKAVGGDGGRIVVATPTALDLISNSRLIELAGKLSLVVLEDLHLLDAEYELTITKLLSVVQPQKTRVVGLACTLSDPSDIGNWLKVDPSYRFCFTPKDRGAPVVVQLKTFTIAHSTTLLKTMIKPTYDIIKGAANGDTPGSVIVFVPSRGAGRIVARDLVTQSGTEMDLNGFLNAQRADVEPLVERLRDPQLLEPLLHGIGYILPGMAPSDLAIVLELFASGIVRALIAPRESCWTLPVRASTVVLMGAQYMRFNPETEDRQVVAYSRQELVRMQGFAVLSAHPASAGRNMFVMCQAEQQTAIARVLSDGLSLESALPAVLKREVSEAQAIKTLEKMLKPREAPWPYQINRPRETDLRKRDMFDLIGFTLFGWRIRTNPTFYDMLEGTQAEQLSRTVDEWFANQPKPKVQRKVINDADDEGQGRAKDEVEEDDEVDKPEGAPAPVTAADQIKIEEEVIGNGDNDSDSD, from the exons ATGTCGGCAGATACCTATCTTGAtaccctcctcgcgccgacCGGCGGGCCAGGCCCGCAGACAGCAGCCCACCGCGAGTGGGAGGCGCTCCTCTCGTCGTTTGAAGCGGAGCG cgacgccgagtcccACCCTCCCCCGACGCTAAAGCACGCCCGTGTCCCCTGGCCCACGCTGCACGATCTTCTGGGCCAAGACGCCGGCCTCGcacgcgaggacgagcacgacgccgagctcgcggcgcgcgtggcggtCATGAGCCTCGAGCCGGGCCCCTCGGGCGTCGCTACGCcgtcggtcgacgtcgactcgCTGCGCGTCAAGCTGCATAA CCACCTGCCCCCGTCCGCCGTCATCTCGCTGTTCGACCtcctcgcgtcgcccgtcgaTGACGACGGGATCCAGAGCGgactcgtcgaggcgctggggttcgagggcgaggggtTCAACCTCGTCCATGATATCCTTGTACCTGGGGTCCGATCGGCGCTGGTCGCTGCCGAGCGAGGCAAG AAGAAGGGGGGTAAGGTGAACCCCTATGCTCAGCCCTCCAAGTCTGGGCGCAAGAAGATTGACATCACGGACATCATTGGCACGAACGAGGACATTGAGCGCCGTATCCAGGAGCAGCTGAGCCGGCCCAAGGCCATGTTCGTGGACGAGAGCCAG CAACGCGTTGTGAAGCAGGAGGTCCTGCCCAACGTTTTCACCTCGGGATCGACAGTCACGCAGTCCATGTCGTATGGTGGCAGGTTCGCCCTGCCGATCGGCACGGAGCGCGAACAGACCGAGCACTGGGAGGAGGTTACTGTgcccccacccactgccGTCCCTCCCAAGGCGACCGAGAAGCCCGTCCTCATCAAGTCGCTGTCACCACTCACGCGCGGCTGTTTCCCGGGCTACACGAGCCTCAACCGCATGCAGTCCGTCGTGCACCCAGTCGCCATGGGCACGAACGAGAACATGCTCGTCTGTGCCCCCACTGGTGCGGGTAAGACGGACGTGGCGCTCATGACCATCATCCGCGTGCTCCAGAGCCACGTCAAGGAGGGCCCGTCGAGCCACTCGAGCGGATTCACGATCGACAAGGACAAGTTCAAGATCATCTACGTTGCGCCGATGAAGGCTCTCGCGGCTGAAATCACGCGCAAGTTTGGCAAGAAGCTCGCGTGGCTCGGCATCAGGGTCCGCGAGTTGACTGGTGATATGCAGATGACGAGGCAGGAGATTGCGGAGACGCAGGTCATCGTCACGACGCCAGAGAAGTGGGATGTCGTGACCCGCAAGCCTACTGGagagggcgagctggcctCG AAAGTCCGCCTTCTCATCATTGACGAGGTGCACCTGCTCAACGAAGAGCGTGGTGCCGTCATCGAGACGATTGTGGCCCGTACTCTCCGACAG GTCGAGTCCAGCCAGTCGCTCATTCGTATTGTTGGCCTCAGTGCCACGCTGCCCAACTACATCGATGTCAGCGACTTCTTGAG GGTCAACCGCTACCAGggcctcttcttcttcgacTCATCCTTCCGTCCAGTGCCCCTTGAGCAGCACTTCATCGGTGTCAAAGGAAAGCCGCGCAGCCAGACGCAGACCCGCAACATGGAGCAGGCGGTCTACGACAAGGTCATTGAGCAGGTTCGCGCCGGCCACCAGGTCATGGTCTTCGTGCACGCCCGCAAGGAGACTGTCAAGACTGCACAGAAGTTGAAGGAGATGGCAACCGAGGAAGCTTCCATCGACCTGTTTGACACTCGGGAGCACCCCAAGTTCCAGCTGTACCGCCGAGACATCGGAACCAGCAGAAACAAGGAGATGAAAGAGCTGTTCGACTATGGCTTCGGTATCCACCACGCAGGCATGCTCCGGTCCGACCGTGCCATGATGGAGCGCATGTTCGAGGACAACGCCATCAAGGTGCTCTGCTGCACGTCCACCCTTGCCTGGGGTGTCAACTTGCctgcgcacgccgtcgtcatcaAGGGCACACAGGTGTATGACTCGAACCGCGGTGCCTTCGTCGACCTCTCCGTCCTGGATGTGCTTCAGATCTTCGGTCGTGCCGGTCGTCCAGGGTACGAGACGGAGGGTGTGGGCTTCATCTGCACGTCGcaggacaagctcgaccaCTATCTCTACTCTATCATGTCACAA CAACCTATCGAATCCAAGTTCATTCCTGGcatggtcgacgcgctcaatGCGGAGATCTCGCTCGGTACCATCTCCAATACTCGCGAGGCTATCTCATGGATCGGTTACACGTATCTCTTCG TTCGCATGCGCCGCGAGCCCTTCATTTATG GTATGAGTCACGACGAACCACGAGACGACCCGCAACTGGGCAACAAGCGAAATGACCTCGTCACTCAAGCCGCTCGCCAGCttgccaaggccaagatgATCCGCTTTGATGAGATCACCAACACCTTTGCCATCTCTGACCTGGGCCGAATCGCTGCGAGATACTACCTTCGTCACCAGACAGTGGAGGTCTTCAGTGCGTATCCAGCTTCAGAGTCCAGAGACGAAGCTGATTCGCGCGCAGACGAGCTCTTTAACCCCCGCATGAAGAATGCCGACATCTTTGCCATGCTTGCCAAGGCTACGGAG TTCGCCCAGATCCAGATTCGCGACACCGAGGTCGAAGAGCTCACGAGTATCATGAACTCGGACAGTTGCCCCATGGAAGTCAAGGGCGGTGCCACTTctgccgagggcaaggtcaaCATCCT TCTTCAAGCACACATCTCACGCGTCTTCATCGAGGACTTCGCCCTGGTTTCCGACACGGCATATGTCGCCCAGAACGCTGGCCGTATCATCCGCGCCTTGTTGGAAATCGCCCTCAGTCGCAACTGGGCCAACtgcgccttcctcctcgttgaCCTGTCCAAGGCGATCGAGAAGCGCATGTGGCCATACGAGCATCCCCTGGCGCAGGTTTCGACCCTCCACCGTGACACTCTGTTCAACCTGCGCAAGTGGGCCGATGACACGGAGATTTCCGAGCTGCGTGAGATGGACGCAAAGACCTTGGGTGAGAGAGTGCACATGAACGCAACGCACGGTGAAGCGCTCCACCGCGCTGCTCTCATGTTCCCTACGATCGGAGTCACACACGCTCTCCGGCCTTTGGCGCACGACCTGCTTCAGATTACCTTGACGATCAAACCCCAGTTCCACTGGAGCGAGAAGCTGTCTGGGTCAGCTGAGCCGTTCTACGTCTGGATCCAGGATGCGGAGGGCCTCCACATCCTCCAGTGGCGCAGCATTCTGCTTCGCAAGGAGACCACTTCGCTGGCCGTCGACTTTGTCATCCCCTGGGCGCCAGACGCGCACAAGTCGCTGTCGATTGTGACGGCGTCAGACCGCTGGCTTGGTTCCGACTCGGAGACACCAATCtacctcgagcagctggtcATGCCCAAGGCCTTTGAGGACcacacgccgctgctggaTCTTCAGTCGTACCTccccatcgccgcgctcgatGAACCCGACCTGGTCGAGCTCTACCGCCCGCATGTCCCCCTACTCAATGGCATCCAGTCCCAGGCATTCTGGAGCGTGTACCACACGGACCAGAATGTGCTGGTCTCGGCCCCTGTGGCGTCTGGCAAGTCGCTACTCGGCGAATTGGCCCTTTGGCACCTCTTCCGcaatgccgccggcgccctcgcTGTCGTGATTGTGCCTCACGCCCGTGCAGCTAGCGAGACAGCGGCTAGAATCCGCAGTGTCGTGCCCAAGCGGCGCAAGATCTCGGTCACAAGTGTGAGGACAACTGACGCCTTTGACAAGGCTgtgggtggcgacggcggacgTATCGTTGTggccacgccgacggctCTCGACCTCATCTCCAACAGCCGATTGATTGAGCTCGCCGGCAAGCTTTCACTCGTGGTTCTGGAAGACCTGcatctcctcgacgccgagtaTGAGCTCACTATCACCAAGCTCTTGTCGGTCGTGCAGCCGCAGAAGActcgtgtcgtcggcctcgcaTGCACACTGTCAGACCCTTCGGACATTGGCAACTGGTTGAAGGTCGACCCGTCTTACCGGTTCTGCTTCACGCCCAAGGACCGTGGGGCGCCAGTGGTCGTGCAGCTCAAGACCTTTACTATTGCACACTCGACAACGCTGCTCAAGACGATGATCAAGCCGACGTACGACATCATCAAGGGCGCCGCTAATGGCGACACGCCTGGCAGCGTCATTGTCTTCGTCCCCTCTCGTGGGGCTGGACGAATTGTCGCTCGTGATCTGGTCACGCAGTCGGGCACGGAGATGGACTTGAACGGCTTCTTGAACGctcagcgcgccgacgttgagccgctggtcgagcgcctcCGCGACCCGCAGCTCCTGGAGCCATTGCTGCACGGCATCGGCTATATCCTCCCGGGTATGGCTCCCAGCGACCTCGCCATTGTCCTTGAGCTCTTCGCTTCGGGCATTGTTCGCGCGCTCATTGCGCCACGCGAGTCGTGCTGGACACTTCCGGTTCGCGCGTCGACCGTCGTCCTCATGGGCGCGCAGTACATGCGCTTCAACCCCGAGACCGAGGACCGCCAGGTCGTTGCCTACTCGCGCCAGGAGCTGGTCAGAATGCAGGGCTTTGCGGTCCTGTCGGCACACCCCGCCAGTGCTGGTCGCAACATGTTCGTCATGTGTCAGGCGGAGCAGCAGACTGCGATTGCTCGTGTGCTGTCCGACGGCCTGAGCCTGGAGTCGGCCCTGCCTGCCGTGCTCAAGCGCGAGGTGTCCGAAGCCCAGGCGATCAAGACACTCGAGAAGATGCTCAAGCCACGCGAGGCGCCATGGCCATACCAGATCAACCGTCCCCGCGAGACGGACCTGCGCAAGCGCGACATGTTCGACCTGATCGGGTTCACGCTGTTTGGCTGGCGCATCCGCACCAACCCAACCTTCTACGACATGCTCGAGGGCACGCAGGCAGAGCAGCTGAGTCGGACGGTGGATGAGTGGTTTGCAAACCAGCCCAAGCCAAAGGTGCAGCGCAAGGTGATCAacgacgcagacgacgagggacAGGGGAGAGCgaaggacgaggtggaggaggacgacgaggtggacaaGCCCGAGGGTGCGCCGGCTCCTGTGACCGCCGCGGACCAGATCAAGATCGAAGAAGAGGTCATTGGGAATGGCGACAATGACAGCGACTCTGACTAG